The following proteins are encoded in a genomic region of Populus trichocarpa isolate Nisqually-1 chromosome 13, P.trichocarpa_v4.1, whole genome shotgun sequence:
- the LOC18104399 gene encoding protein NRT1/ PTR FAMILY 5.10, protein MAIETPLLLDTPVEDSVDYKGRPVYRFNSGGWKSTLFIIVVEVAERSAYYGIAGNLITYLTGPLGQSTVTAAENMNVWSGTAWLLPLLGAFVADSFIGRYRTIVVSTLIYILGLGLLALSAVLPPLGSSGCQSSDSAGSCSPDPVLILFFFALYLVALGQGGFRPCVQAFGADQFDAQDPEERKAKSSFFNWWHFFMNAGLIAVLPALNYIQDNINWVLGFGIPCLILAGALAIFLLGTRTYRYSIRREEEKHAFLRVGRVFVATFRNWRITTAVAFEEETHRAQPQQSSGQFKFLNKALLDPIDSKGDSKVCSLREVEEAKAVLRLVPIWTTCLIYAIVFAQPATLFTRQAITMNRSVSADLEFPAASVQLFIPATVVVLVAIYDRAFVPVARALTGEPSGITMLQRIGTGVFLSFLAMVVAALVEMKRLKKAQQYGLVDTPEVTIPMSAWWLIPQNVLLGAADVFTMIGMQEFFYDQVPSELRSVGLALFLSVIGVGDFLSSFLISIIDKATGGDGHYSWFANNLNRAHLDYFYWLLAALSAVQFVAFLYFGKSYIYSRGGAT, encoded by the exons ATGGCCATCGAAACTCCGCTGTTATTGGACACCCCCGTGGAGGACTCTGTTGACTACAAAGGCCGTCCGGTTTATAGATTCAATTCTGGAGGATGGAAATCTACACTTTTTATTATAG TTGTGGAAGTTGCAGAGAGGTCTGCATATTATGGGATAGCAGGGAACTTGATAACGTATTTGACAGGGCCCTTAGGACAGTCAACGGTTACTGCTGCAGAGAACATGAACGTTTGGTCTGGAACAGCATGGTTGCTGCCTTTGTTAGGTGCATTTGTTGCTGATTCTTTCATTGGTAGATACAGAACCATTGTTGTCTCTACGCTTATCTACATCTTG GGACTTGGCTTGCTGGCTCTATCAGCTGTTCTTCCTCCTCTCGGTTCTTCTGGCTGCCAAAGTTCCGATAGTGCCGGGTCGTGCTCTCCTGATCCAGTTCTGATTTTGTTCTTCTTTGCTCTCTATCTAGTAGCACTTGGACAAGGTGGATTCAGGCCTTGTGTTCAGGCTTTTGGAGCTGATCAGTTTGATGCACAAGACCCTGAGGAGCGCAAAGCCAAAAGCTCGTTCTTCAATTGGTggcatttttttatgaatgctGGCCTCATAGCAGTCCTACCGGCCTTAAACTACATCCAAGACAACATTAATTGGGTTCTGGGATTTGGGATCCCATGTCTTATTTTGGCTGGGGCACTTGCAATATTTTTACTTGGAACTAGGACATATCGGTATAGTATCAGAAGGGAAGAAGAGAAACACGCGTTTTTGAGAGTCGGTCGGGTCTTTGTTGCGACTTTTAGGAATTGGCGAATCACTACTGCAGTAGCCTTTGAAGAAGAAACTCACAGAGCCCAACCTCAGCAAAGTTCTGGGCAATTCAA GTTTCTGAACAAAGCCCTGCTTGACCCTATTGACTCGAAGGGAGACAGCAAGGTTTGTAGCCTCAGAGAAGTAGAAGAAGCCAAGGCAGTACTTAGGCTTGTTCCGATATGGACAACGTGCTTGATATATGCTATTGTGTTTGCACAGCCCGCAACTTTGTTTACTAGGCAAGCCATAACTATGAATAGATCAGTTTCAGCAGATCTCGAATTTCCTGCAGCTTCAGTTCAATTATTTATTCCTGCCACGGTTGTTGTTTTAGTTGCAATCTACGATCGTGCCTTCGTCCCTGTAGCCAGGGCTTTAACTGGGGAACCTTCTGGCATTACAATGCTACAAAGAATCGGTACTggggtatttttatcttttcttgccATGGTAGTTGCTGCTCTAGTTGAAATGAAGAGGCTCAAGAAAGCTCAGCAATATGGACTAGTGGATACGCCAGAGGTGACGATTCCTATGAGTGCTTGGTGGTTAATTCCTCAAAATGTCCTGCTCGGTGCTGCTGACGTGTTCACCATGATTGGAATGCAAGAATTTTTCTATGATCAGGTCCCAAGTGAATTAAGGAGCGTGGGTCTTGCTCTTTTCCTCAGTGTCATCGGCGTAGGAGACTTTCTAAGCAGCTTTCTTATCTCCATCATTGATAAAGCAACCGGTGGGGATGGTCATTATAGCTGGTTTGCCAATAACCTGAATCGGGCACATCTTGATTACTTTTACTGGCTACTAGCTGCGTTGAGTGCTGTACAGTTTGTTGCTTTCTTGTATTTTGGAAAGTCTTACATTTATAGCAGGGGAGGCGCAACATAA